A stretch of Desulfurivibrio alkaliphilus AHT 2 DNA encodes these proteins:
- a CDS encoding flagellar basal body rod C-terminal domain-containing protein, with amino-acid sequence MVTGIHSALSGLLALQQKTAATAHNTANVNTDGYKKVRVTLHEGVAPGTVEPRAEKIETPGPVVQEQTAAGPEMVEKSNVDLAQEMPNLMLSRRYYQANLKVVQSEDERLGSLLNIKS; translated from the coding sequence ATGGTTACCGGAATCCATTCAGCCCTGTCCGGCCTGCTGGCCCTGCAGCAAAAGACCGCGGCCACGGCCCATAACACCGCCAATGTCAACACCGACGGCTACAAGAAGGTCCGGGTAACCCTGCATGAAGGCGTGGCCCCCGGCACCGTGGAGCCACGGGCGGAGAAGATCGAGACCCCCGGCCCGGTGGTGCAGGAGCAAACCGCCGCAGGCCCGGAGATGGTGGAAAAATCAAACGTTGATCTGGCTCAGGAGATGCCCAACCTGATGCTCAGCCGCCGCTACTACCAGGCCAACCTCAAGGTCGTCCAGAGCGAGGACGAGCGGCTGGGGAGCCTGCTGAACATCAAAAGCTAA
- a CDS encoding aspartate carbamoyltransferase catalytic subunit, producing MSADYLFPHRHILGLGDLAAADIDFILKTAESFKEISQRSIKKVPTLRGKTVINLFLEPSTRTRLSFEIAAKRMSADTFNISGAGSSTAKGETMVDTARNLAAMNPDCIIIRHSCSGSPGLLARHIDASVINAGDGAHEHPSQGLLDLMTVREHKGRIAGLKVAIIGDITHSRVAHSNIIGFCKMGAEVRVAGPATLIPPGIAAMGAQHCRSVRQAVSGADVVMTLRIQKERQQDPLLPSLREYAIFYGITPEIMALAAPDAILMHPGPINRGVELDPALADGPRSVILDQVTNGVAIRMALLYLIMGGE from the coding sequence ATGAGCGCCGATTACCTTTTTCCGCATCGACACATCCTGGGGCTTGGTGATCTGGCCGCCGCCGATATCGATTTCATTCTTAAAACCGCCGAGAGCTTCAAGGAAATATCGCAACGCTCGATCAAGAAGGTGCCCACCCTGCGGGGGAAAACGGTTATCAACCTGTTTCTGGAACCCTCCACCCGCACCCGGCTCTCTTTCGAGATCGCCGCCAAGCGGATGAGCGCCGACACCTTCAACATCTCCGGGGCCGGTAGCAGCACGGCTAAGGGTGAGACCATGGTGGATACGGCCCGTAACCTGGCGGCCATGAACCCCGACTGCATCATTATCCGTCACTCCTGTTCCGGCTCCCCCGGCCTGCTGGCCCGGCATATCGATGCCTCGGTGATCAACGCCGGCGACGGGGCCCATGAGCACCCCAGCCAGGGCCTGTTGGACCTGATGACGGTGCGGGAGCACAAGGGGCGAATTGCCGGTTTGAAAGTGGCGATCATCGGGGATATCACCCACAGCCGGGTGGCCCATTCCAATATTATCGGCTTTTGCAAAATGGGGGCCGAGGTTCGGGTGGCCGGGCCCGCCACCTTGATCCCGCCGGGGATTGCCGCCATGGGCGCGCAGCATTGCCGCTCGGTGCGCCAGGCGGTGAGCGGGGCCGATGTGGTGATGACCCTGCGGATTCAGAAGGAGCGCCAGCAGGACCCGCTGCTGCCCTCCTTGCGGGAATACGCCATCTTTTACGGGATTACCCCGGAAATCATGGCCCTGGCCGCGCCCGATGCCATCCTGATGCACCCCGGCCCCATTAATCGAGGGGTTGAGCTTGATCCGGCCCTGGCCGACGGGCCCCGCTCGGTTATCCTGGACCAGGTGACCAACGGGGTGGCGATCAGGATGGCCCTATTGTACCTCATAATGGGTGGAGAATAG
- a CDS encoding dihydroorotase: MSADASILLENARLLDPASGLDEKGYLLVHEGRIVAVAAGSPAGLELPPQLRRIDADGRWLAPGLIDIHVHLREPGEEHKETVASGAAAAAAGGFTAVACMPNTRPVNDSAAVTCQIMAAAAGAAARVYPVGAISVGLQGETLAPFGEMRRAGVRAVSDDGRPVGNSQFMRRALEYAGDHDLLVISHAEDDSLSRNGAMNEGETATRLGLRGIPAVAEEIMVHRELALAEYTGRPIHIAHVSTAGAVDLVRRAKARGVQATAETAPHYFTLTEEAVGLYDTRAKMNPPLRTAADVAAIREALADGTLEVIATDHAPHSELEKELEFELAANGIIGLESALPLSLALVRDGLLSPLQLVALMSTNPARILSVPGGRLAVGEPADLTLIDPDYRFTFQADQLKSRSRNSPFLDWEMQGRAVLTIMDGRITHEVVSVHQG, from the coding sequence ATGTCTGCTGATGCTTCGATTTTGCTGGAAAACGCTCGGCTGCTGGACCCGGCTTCCGGTCTGGACGAGAAGGGATATCTGCTGGTGCACGAGGGCCGGATCGTGGCGGTGGCGGCGGGCAGCCCCGCGGGGTTGGAGTTGCCGCCGCAGTTGCGGCGGATTGACGCCGACGGTCGCTGGCTGGCACCCGGCCTGATCGACATCCATGTGCATTTGCGGGAACCCGGCGAGGAACACAAGGAAACCGTCGCCAGCGGGGCGGCGGCCGCCGCCGCCGGCGGCTTCACCGCCGTGGCCTGCATGCCCAACACCAGGCCGGTCAACGACAGCGCGGCGGTTACCTGCCAGATCATGGCCGCCGCCGCCGGGGCCGCCGCCCGGGTTTACCCGGTGGGGGCCATCAGCGTGGGGTTGCAGGGCGAAACCCTGGCCCCTTTTGGTGAAATGCGCCGGGCCGGGGTGCGGGCGGTCAGTGACGACGGCCGGCCGGTGGGCAACAGCCAGTTCATGCGCCGGGCCTTGGAGTATGCCGGCGACCACGACCTGCTGGTGATCAGCCATGCCGAAGATGACAGCTTGAGCCGCAACGGGGCGATGAACGAAGGGGAGACCGCCACCCGCCTGGGCCTGCGGGGGATTCCGGCAGTGGCCGAGGAGATTATGGTGCACCGGGAGCTGGCCCTGGCCGAGTATACCGGCCGGCCCATCCATATCGCCCATGTCAGTACCGCCGGAGCGGTTGACCTGGTGCGGCGGGCCAAGGCGCGGGGAGTGCAGGCGACGGCGGAAACCGCCCCCCACTACTTCACCCTCACCGAAGAGGCGGTGGGCCTTTACGACACCCGGGCCAAGATGAACCCGCCGCTGCGCACCGCCGCCGATGTGGCCGCCATCCGCGAGGCCCTGGCCGACGGCACCCTGGAGGTGATCGCCACCGACCATGCCCCCCACAGTGAACTGGAAAAGGAGCTGGAATTTGAACTGGCCGCCAACGGCATCATCGGCCTGGAAAGCGCCCTGCCTCTGAGCCTGGCCCTGGTGCGGGACGGCTTGCTCAGCCCCCTGCAACTGGTGGCCCTGATGAGCACCAATCCCGCCCGGATCCTGAGTGTGCCCGGCGGCCGCCTGGCGGTGGGCGAACCCGCCGACCTGACCCTGATCGACCCGGATTACCGGTTTACCTTTCAGGCCGATCAACTCAAATCGCGCAGCCGCAACTCACCGTTTCTCGATTGGGAAATGCAGGGCAGGGCGGTGCTGACCATCATGGATGGCCGGATTACCCATGAGGTCGTAAGCGTTCACCAGGGGTGA
- the dprA gene encoding DNA-processing protein DprA, with protein sequence MTTTEPDIPLLRWLTLAHTPGLGPAGANRLLEATGSIEQLFAASPNELQALGLRPAIAQALIKRDGLAAARRELAAARHAGLHCLPRDHPLYPALLNETSDPPLILYGHGDPNALAQPALALVGARAASVYGLKMAARLAGELAAAGFTVVSGGALGIDSAAHQGALDTPGGRTVAVLGCGLDVVYPPQNKKLFAKIAATGMLLSEYPPGTRPEPFRFPARNRIISGMSAGTAVIEAARRSGSLITAEMAMELGREVFAVPGRADSNKSEGCHRLIKEGAKLVHGVEDILEELGTSRPAQPAAGAATAPGGRQGAGSDLLAGPPLTNEAATVLAVLDDYPKAIEEIITQAGMAARQVNAVLLELELQGLIESEPGPQYRKT encoded by the coding sequence ATGACGACGACTGAGCCAGACATTCCGCTGCTCCGCTGGCTGACCCTGGCCCACACGCCGGGCCTGGGGCCGGCCGGCGCCAACCGGCTGCTCGAGGCCACCGGTAGTATTGAACAGCTCTTTGCCGCCAGCCCCAACGAACTCCAGGCCCTGGGCCTGCGCCCGGCCATCGCTCAAGCCCTGATCAAACGCGACGGACTGGCCGCCGCCCGCCGGGAACTGGCGGCCGCCCGCCACGCCGGCCTGCACTGCCTGCCCCGGGACCACCCCCTTTATCCCGCTCTGCTCAACGAAACCAGCGACCCGCCGCTGATTTTATACGGCCACGGAGACCCCAACGCCCTGGCCCAACCGGCCCTGGCCCTGGTCGGGGCCCGGGCCGCCTCGGTTTACGGGCTGAAAATGGCGGCCAGACTGGCCGGTGAGCTGGCCGCCGCCGGGTTCACCGTGGTCAGCGGCGGGGCTCTGGGGATCGACAGCGCCGCCCACCAGGGCGCCCTCGACACCCCCGGCGGCCGAACGGTGGCGGTGCTGGGCTGCGGCCTGGATGTTGTTTATCCGCCCCAGAACAAAAAACTTTTTGCAAAGATCGCCGCAACAGGTATGCTCCTGAGCGAATATCCACCGGGCACCAGGCCGGAACCTTTTCGTTTTCCGGCCAGAAACCGCATTATCAGCGGGATGAGCGCCGGTACGGCGGTGATTGAAGCGGCCCGCCGCAGCGGCTCCCTGATCACCGCAGAAATGGCCATGGAACTGGGGCGGGAGGTCTTTGCCGTACCGGGCCGGGCAGACAGTAACAAAAGCGAAGGCTGCCACCGCCTGATCAAAGAAGGGGCCAAGCTGGTCCACGGGGTGGAAGACATCCTGGAGGAACTGGGTACCAGCCGGCCAGCACAACCGGCCGCCGGCGCCGCCACTGCACCAGGCGGCCGGCAGGGCGCCGGCAGCGATCTCCTTGCGGGGCCGCCGCTTACCAATGAGGCCGCCACCGTGCTGGCGGTATTGGACGACTACCCCAAGGCCATCGAAGAGATCATCACTCAGGCCGGAATGGCGGCCCGGCAGGTCAACGCGGTGCTGCTGGAACTGGAGTTGCAGGGGCTGATCGAGAGCGAACCCGGCCCCCAGTACCGTAAAACCTGA
- the rpoD gene encoding RNA polymerase sigma factor RpoD codes for MSGKKKTTNGFTADSARVNGKRGKNSSPEALDRKMREQEELGDDSDWLLPDNDAPPLPLGRKTVSEDDDTSAGADLPGNYRADNDDDGDDEVGDPYFWPGESATDQVDPVKVYLQEMGAVALLSSEEEVAVAKEIERGERTIQDALVIAPPALAYLDEIAKKIQHGNRMLSDIVRGLDELDKETHEEKQKNFLWRIEEALRLARETTALRRDQLNAAGSNEGAQERRQQSRIDRNRKAQAALFADDRFSAKHLQAMVRLLRELESKLIGPKPGGQDQDAALQEWHFTCLEQYGLDRQELSALLAQISLGEEISREAKNRLVQSNLRLVVSVAKKYAGRGLQLLDLVQEGNIGLMKAVEKFEYRRGYKFSTYATWWIRQAVTRAIADQGRTIRIPVHMIDTINRMLKGAKEYQRQHGREPTPEEMAEHLGVDIAKVKSILKIAKEPLSLDTPVGSGEDSFLSDFIEDADSTSPDEATIYDSLQDNLARVLKTLTPREEMVLRLRFGIDTATDLTLEEVGENFSVTRERIRQIEAKALKKLKHPTRKSILSPFYDDD; via the coding sequence ATGAGTGGCAAGAAAAAAACCACCAACGGTTTCACCGCCGACTCCGCCCGAGTAAATGGTAAACGGGGCAAAAACAGCTCCCCGGAGGCCCTGGACCGGAAAATGCGTGAGCAGGAAGAGCTGGGCGATGATTCCGACTGGCTGCTGCCGGACAACGATGCCCCCCCCCTGCCCCTTGGCCGAAAGACCGTGAGCGAGGATGACGACACCTCCGCCGGGGCCGATTTGCCGGGCAACTACCGCGCCGACAATGACGACGATGGTGACGACGAGGTCGGCGACCCTTACTTCTGGCCGGGGGAATCCGCCACCGACCAGGTCGATCCGGTCAAGGTTTATCTCCAGGAAATGGGCGCCGTGGCCCTGCTCTCCTCGGAAGAAGAGGTGGCGGTGGCCAAGGAAATCGAAAGGGGGGAACGGACCATCCAAGACGCCCTGGTCATTGCCCCGCCGGCCCTGGCTTACCTTGATGAAATCGCCAAAAAAATACAGCACGGCAACCGGATGCTCAGCGATATCGTCCGGGGCCTGGACGAGCTGGACAAAGAGACCCACGAAGAAAAACAAAAAAACTTTCTCTGGCGGATCGAAGAAGCCCTCCGCCTGGCCCGAGAAACCACGGCCCTGCGCCGGGACCAGCTCAACGCCGCCGGCAGCAACGAAGGAGCCCAGGAACGCCGGCAGCAGAGCCGCATCGACCGCAACCGCAAGGCCCAAGCCGCCCTGTTTGCCGACGACCGCTTCAGCGCCAAACACCTGCAGGCCATGGTTCGGCTCTTACGGGAACTGGAATCCAAGCTGATCGGCCCAAAGCCTGGCGGCCAGGATCAGGACGCGGCTTTGCAGGAGTGGCACTTTACCTGCCTGGAGCAGTACGGCCTTGATCGTCAGGAGCTGAGCGCTCTGCTGGCGCAGATCAGCTTGGGTGAGGAGATCAGCCGTGAGGCCAAAAACCGGCTGGTGCAGAGCAACCTGCGGCTGGTGGTCAGTGTGGCCAAAAAATATGCCGGCCGCGGTTTGCAATTACTGGATCTGGTCCAGGAGGGCAACATCGGCCTGATGAAGGCGGTGGAAAAATTCGAGTATCGCCGGGGCTACAAATTCAGCACCTACGCCACCTGGTGGATCCGCCAGGCGGTGACCCGGGCCATTGCCGACCAGGGCCGGACCATCCGGATCCCGGTCCACATGATCGACACCATCAACCGCATGCTCAAAGGGGCCAAGGAATACCAGCGCCAGCACGGCCGGGAACCAACTCCGGAGGAAATGGCCGAACACCTGGGGGTGGACATCGCCAAGGTCAAAAGCATTCTCAAGATCGCCAAAGAGCCGTTGTCGCTGGACACCCCGGTGGGCAGCGGGGAAGACAGTTTTCTCTCCGACTTCATTGAAGATGCCGACTCCACCTCCCCCGACGAGGCTACCATTTACGACAGCCTGCAGGACAATCTGGCCCGGGTACTGAAAACCCTGACCCCTCGCGAAGAGATGGTTCTGCGGCTGCGCTTCGGGATCGACACCGCCACCGACCTGACCCTGGAGGAGGTGGGAGAAAACTTTTCCGTTACCCGGGAACGAATTCGCCAGATTGAGGCCAAAGCCCTGAAAAAACTAAAGCACCCCACCCGCAAAAGCATCCTTTCACCCTTTTATGACGACGACTGA
- the lepB gene encoding signal peptidase I: MTDNNRESSRKSVFREYAEAIIVALLLALLIRTFVVQAFKIPSGSMEPTLLIGDHLLVNKFVYGVRNPFSGEVWVSLQEPKRYDVVVFRYPRNPRQDYIKRIIGLPGETVEIRDKQVYIDGEPLEDPRAVFRDDDILPPSRQPRDNFGPVKVGPDELFTLGDNRDNSHDSRFWGMVETTALRGKAFVLYWSWDHEETGVRWNRLGQRIE, encoded by the coding sequence TTGACCGATAATAATCGGGAGTCTTCACGGAAATCAGTTTTTCGTGAATATGCCGAGGCCATTATTGTGGCCCTGCTCCTGGCCCTGCTCATTCGCACTTTTGTGGTGCAGGCCTTTAAAATTCCCTCCGGCTCCATGGAACCGACGCTGTTAATCGGCGATCATCTGCTGGTCAACAAGTTCGTCTACGGGGTGCGCAACCCCTTCAGCGGGGAGGTCTGGGTCAGTCTGCAAGAGCCTAAGCGTTACGACGTGGTGGTTTTTCGCTATCCCCGTAACCCTAGGCAGGACTATATCAAGCGAATTATCGGCCTGCCGGGTGAGACCGTGGAGATTCGTGATAAACAGGTTTATATCGACGGTGAACCACTGGAAGACCCCCGGGCGGTGTTTCGCGACGACGATATCCTGCCTCCCTCCCGCCAGCCCCGCGACAACTTCGGCCCGGTGAAAGTGGGCCCCGATGAACTTTTCACTTTGGGGGACAATCGCGATAACAGCCACGACAGCCGCTTCTGGGGCATGGTGGAGACCACTGCCCTGCGGGGCAAGGCCTTTGTTTTATACTGGTCCTGGGATCATGAGGAAACCGGGGTGCGCTGGAATCGACTGGGGCAGAGGATAGAATAA
- the topA gene encoding type I DNA topoisomerase, whose amino-acid sequence MGKSLIIVESPAKARTLQKHLGKDYLVKASVGHIRDLPVSSLGVDIDHDFAPQYVTIKGKAKVISDLKKAAKEADQVYLAPDPDREGEAIAYHIAEALKTTRKPIRRVLFHELTHKAVLAALEKSGEVDHHLFEAQQARRVLDRLVGYQISPLLWDKVRRGLSAGRVQSVAVRMVCEREEEIEKFVSEEYWSITTTLAGPQPPPFQALLEKVDGRKLDNRKRKIADEAQARELVLQLMAAELKVAGVDKKQQRRRPSPPFITSTMQMDANRKLRFSAKKTMAQAQRLYEGIDLGKEGPVGLITYMRTDSTRVNDEALGMARDYIGSTYGADYLPAKPVQYKTGKGAQDAHEAIRPTDVSRTPESLAGKLDKDMLALYTLIWKRFVASQMAPAIYDQTSIRIAGGPEGRHELKATGSIMRFPGFMTLYVEAVDETPEEGKQSGKGGKDALLPDLQEGQLLKLNEITPKQHFTQPPPRYTEATLVKALEENGVGRPSTYAAILSTIVDKEYVRLTQRKFYPTDLGRMVNKLLVAHFPKVIDTDFTAKLEQELDEIETGKVDWVQVMREFYGPFQQNLEQAREEMKAVKHSAIPTGLNCPQCESELVIKWGRKGEFLACSNYPECKHTQDFTRDEEGKIKPLEREAPEESGESCDKCGKPMVYKHGRFGKFLACSGYPDCKNVRAISTGVSCPEDGCDGEIVQKVSKRGKVFYSCNRYPKCTYALWDKPVAKPCPLCSSPFLVEKSSKKGRRLACPNKECRYSEELPEEGE is encoded by the coding sequence ATGGGAAAATCATTAATTATCGTGGAATCACCGGCCAAGGCCCGGACCCTGCAAAAACACCTGGGCAAAGATTACCTGGTCAAGGCCTCGGTGGGCCATATCCGCGATCTGCCGGTGAGCTCGCTGGGGGTCGACATCGACCACGACTTTGCCCCCCAGTATGTCACCATCAAAGGCAAGGCCAAGGTGATCAGCGATTTGAAAAAAGCCGCCAAAGAGGCCGATCAGGTTTACCTGGCCCCCGACCCCGACCGCGAGGGCGAGGCCATTGCCTACCATATCGCCGAAGCCCTCAAAACCACCAGAAAGCCAATCCGGCGAGTGCTTTTTCATGAGCTGACCCACAAGGCCGTACTGGCGGCGCTGGAGAAATCCGGCGAGGTGGACCACCACCTCTTCGAGGCCCAACAGGCCCGCCGGGTGCTGGACCGGCTGGTGGGTTACCAGATCTCTCCCTTGCTCTGGGACAAGGTACGCCGGGGGCTGAGTGCCGGCCGGGTACAGTCGGTGGCGGTGCGGATGGTCTGCGAGCGGGAAGAGGAAATTGAAAAATTTGTCTCTGAAGAATACTGGTCGATCACCACCACCCTGGCCGGCCCTCAACCGCCGCCCTTCCAGGCCCTGCTGGAAAAGGTGGACGGGCGCAAACTGGACAACCGCAAGCGTAAAATCGCCGATGAAGCCCAGGCCCGGGAACTGGTATTGCAACTCATGGCAGCAGAGCTGAAAGTTGCCGGGGTGGATAAAAAGCAGCAGCGCCGACGCCCCAGCCCGCCCTTCATCACCAGCACCATGCAGATGGACGCCAACCGCAAGCTGCGCTTTTCCGCCAAAAAGACCATGGCCCAGGCCCAGCGCCTCTACGAGGGGATAGACTTGGGCAAGGAAGGTCCGGTGGGGCTGATCACTTACATGCGAACCGATTCCACCCGGGTCAACGACGAGGCGCTGGGCATGGCCCGGGATTACATCGGCAGCACCTACGGCGCCGACTACCTGCCGGCCAAGCCGGTGCAGTACAAAACCGGCAAGGGCGCCCAGGACGCCCACGAGGCCATTCGCCCCACCGATGTCAGCCGCACCCCGGAAAGCCTGGCCGGCAAGCTGGACAAAGACATGCTGGCCTTATACACCCTGATCTGGAAACGTTTCGTGGCCAGCCAGATGGCCCCGGCAATTTATGATCAGACCAGCATCCGCATTGCCGGCGGCCCCGAGGGCAGGCATGAACTGAAGGCCACCGGCTCCATCATGCGCTTTCCCGGTTTCATGACCCTTTATGTGGAAGCGGTGGATGAAACCCCGGAAGAAGGCAAGCAAAGCGGCAAAGGCGGCAAGGACGCCCTACTGCCCGATCTGCAGGAAGGGCAACTGCTCAAGCTCAATGAGATCACCCCCAAGCAGCACTTCACCCAGCCTCCGCCCCGCTACACCGAGGCCACCCTGGTCAAGGCGCTGGAAGAAAACGGGGTGGGCCGCCCCAGCACCTATGCCGCCATCCTCTCCACCATTGTCGACAAGGAGTACGTCAGGCTCACCCAGCGCAAATTCTACCCCACCGATTTGGGCCGAATGGTCAATAAGCTGCTGGTGGCCCATTTCCCCAAGGTAATCGACACCGATTTTACCGCCAAGCTGGAACAGGAGCTGGATGAGATTGAAACCGGCAAGGTCGACTGGGTCCAGGTGATGCGCGAGTTCTACGGGCCTTTCCAGCAGAACCTGGAACAGGCCAGGGAAGAGATGAAAGCGGTCAAGCACAGCGCCATCCCCACCGGCCTCAACTGCCCCCAATGCGAGAGCGAGTTGGTCATCAAGTGGGGCCGCAAGGGGGAGTTTCTGGCCTGCAGCAACTACCCGGAGTGCAAGCACACCCAGGATTTCACCCGCGATGAAGAGGGCAAAATCAAACCCCTGGAACGGGAGGCCCCGGAAGAATCAGGGGAAAGCTGCGACAAGTGCGGCAAGCCCATGGTCTACAAGCATGGCCGCTTCGGCAAATTCCTGGCCTGCTCTGGCTACCCGGACTGCAAGAACGTCCGGGCCATCAGCACCGGGGTAAGCTGCCCGGAGGACGGCTGCGACGGGGAAATAGTCCAGAAAGTCTCCAAGCGCGGCAAGGTCTTCTACAGCTGCAACCGCTACCCCAAATGCACCTACGCCCTCTGGGACAAACCGGTGGCCAAGCCCTGCCCGCTGTGCTCCTCCCCTTTCCTGGTGGAAAAAAGCAGCAAAAAGGGCCGCCGTCTGGCCTGCCCCAACAAGGAGTGCCGTTACTCCGAGGAATTGCCGGAGGAAGGGGAATAA
- the dnaG gene encoding DNA primase, which produces MAAEQTRQEVVRRIKEAADIAEIIGEHVSLQRSGANLKGLCPFHAEKTPSFMVSPDRGSFHCFGCGEGGDVFSFLMLYHRLSFPEALRQLADRYRIPLAENTLTPQQQEEARRRENLYAVNARAAELYHHYLLHSPAAAAARDYLAQRGMAGEIIQRFQLGFAPDSWDFLFNQLKKERLSPELAAEAGLLAAKKNAPDGHSARGYYDRFRNRIIFPITDLTGRVCGFGGRILGQGEPKYLNTPETPVFDKSRILFGLYQHREAIRKAKSCLLVEGNFDLLALAAHEISEVVAPLGTALTTEHLRILRGYADEAVLLFDGDAAGLKAAMRAIPLFLAAKLTGRVAMLPEGHDPDTFVRHHGPDGLRQLTVAAVSLPEFVFTELVARHGLGVDGKNRIIEELAPIVHSLDDQMLLRTRFIAHFSERLGISGDQFCQSIARRPQVRRQPPEEGDQEATARLEANEEKLFAFLFLHGSHLPDFMEAGLQEVITSPAAHRLLELMLEAGNDFVRTPENLLNLAEGSFKPLVARLLIQGGTFYPDEHREESSQQLMQWLKRNQRKKTADQLNREINAAYQSGDQQRLLELMQQKQALQ; this is translated from the coding sequence ATGGCGGCAGAGCAGACACGCCAGGAAGTCGTTCGGCGGATTAAGGAAGCGGCGGATATTGCCGAAATTATCGGTGAGCATGTCAGCCTGCAGCGCTCGGGAGCCAATCTCAAGGGCCTGTGCCCTTTCCATGCCGAGAAAACACCCTCCTTCATGGTCAGCCCCGACCGCGGCAGTTTCCACTGTTTCGGCTGCGGCGAAGGCGGTGATGTCTTCAGCTTTCTCATGCTCTACCACCGGCTCAGCTTTCCCGAAGCCTTAAGGCAACTGGCCGACCGTTACCGGATTCCCCTGGCGGAAAACACCCTGACGCCGCAGCAGCAGGAGGAAGCCCGCCGGCGGGAAAATCTTTACGCCGTCAACGCCCGGGCCGCCGAACTTTACCACCACTACCTGCTGCACAGCCCGGCCGCCGCCGCGGCCCGCGACTACCTGGCCCAACGGGGCATGGCCGGGGAAATCATCCAGCGCTTTCAACTGGGCTTTGCCCCGGACAGCTGGGATTTCCTCTTCAATCAGCTCAAAAAAGAGCGGCTCTCGCCGGAACTGGCCGCCGAGGCCGGTCTGTTGGCGGCCAAAAAAAACGCCCCCGACGGCCATTCCGCCCGCGGCTACTACGACCGCTTCCGTAACCGAATAATTTTTCCCATCACCGACCTTACCGGCCGGGTTTGCGGTTTTGGCGGCCGCATTCTCGGCCAGGGTGAGCCCAAATATCTAAACACTCCGGAAACCCCGGTATTCGACAAAAGCCGTATCCTGTTCGGGCTTTACCAGCATCGCGAGGCCATTCGCAAGGCCAAAAGCTGCCTGCTGGTGGAAGGCAACTTCGATCTGCTGGCCCTGGCGGCCCACGAAATCTCCGAGGTGGTCGCCCCCCTGGGCACCGCCCTGACCACGGAACACCTGCGGATCCTCCGGGGGTATGCCGACGAGGCGGTCCTGCTGTTCGACGGCGACGCCGCCGGGCTCAAGGCGGCCATGCGGGCCATCCCGCTGTTTTTGGCCGCCAAGCTCACCGGCCGGGTGGCCATGCTGCCGGAAGGCCACGACCCGGACACCTTTGTCCGCCACCACGGCCCCGACGGATTGCGGCAACTGACCGTCGCCGCCGTTTCCCTGCCGGAGTTCGTCTTTACCGAACTGGTGGCCCGGCACGGCCTGGGGGTGGACGGCAAAAACCGGATCATCGAAGAGCTTGCCCCCATCGTGCACAGCCTGGATGACCAGATGCTGCTGCGTACCCGCTTTATTGCACACTTCAGCGAGCGGCTGGGGATCTCCGGCGACCAGTTCTGCCAGAGCATCGCCCGCCGGCCCCAGGTTCGCCGCCAGCCCCCGGAAGAAGGCGACCAGGAGGCAACCGCCCGGCTGGAAGCCAACGAGGAAAAACTGTTTGCCTTCCTTTTCCTGCATGGTTCTCACCTGCCGGACTTCATGGAAGCCGGGCTGCAGGAGGTCATTACCAGCCCCGCCGCCCACCGGTTGCTGGAGCTGATGCTCGAGGCCGGCAACGATTTTGTCCGCACCCCGGAAAATCTACTCAACCTGGCCGAGGGCAGCTTCAAGCCGCTGGTGGCGCGCCTGCTGATTCAGGGCGGCACCTTTTACCCCGATGAACACCGGGAAGAGAGTTCCCAGCAGCTTATGCAATGGCTAAAACGCAACCAGCGTAAAAAAACCGCCGACCAGCTTAACCGGGAAATCAACGCCGCCTACCAGAGCGGCGACCAACAGCGGCTGCTGGAGTTGATGCAGCAGAAACAAGCCCTGCAGTAA